A stretch of Planctomycetaceae bacterium DNA encodes these proteins:
- a CDS encoding molybdenum cofactor guanylyltransferase gives MRATDSTTAAIILCGGHSSRMGTDKATLSLAGETLLQRMVRIVQETRAESVAGNSGAEPAVVVVAASEQELPVLPDSVEIVRDLQPDLGPLMGLATGLRFIAGRYGPETATLVTACDSPELQSDVILYLLNCLNDGASVVPCDECIEDGKGVLVPAPSSQIYPLCAVYRAGLYALAQQLLAADVARCRSFALASHPRWVPRSELRSFDPDLRSLNNINTPGELAELKRRLKTDYPSA, from the coding sequence ATGCGGGCCACAGATTCCACAACTGCTGCCATCATTCTGTGTGGAGGACACAGCTCTCGAATGGGGACCGACAAAGCCACGCTGTCACTGGCCGGCGAAACTCTGCTGCAAAGGATGGTTCGGATTGTTCAGGAAACCCGTGCTGAATCTGTCGCGGGCAATTCCGGGGCAGAACCGGCAGTTGTCGTTGTGGCTGCATCCGAACAGGAACTGCCGGTACTGCCTGACTCCGTCGAAATCGTCCGTGATCTTCAACCCGATCTGGGGCCTCTCATGGGACTCGCCACCGGACTCCGGTTCATCGCCGGGCGTTACGGCCCAGAAACCGCGACACTGGTCACAGCGTGTGATTCTCCGGAGCTCCAGTCTGATGTGATCCTGTATTTGCTGAACTGTCTGAACGACGGCGCATCTGTCGTACCCTGTGACGAATGCATCGAAGACGGCAAGGGAGTGCTTGTTCCAGCTCCTTCGTCACAGATCTATCCCCTTTGCGCTGTCTATCGCGCGGGTCTGTATGCTTTGGCACAGCAACTTCTGGCAGCCGATGTTGCCCGATGTCGTTCCTTCGCGCTGGCAAGTCATCCGAGATGGGTACCACGTTCCGAACTGCGATCTTTTGATCCCGATTTGCGTTCGTTGAACAATATCAATACGCCTGGAGAACTTGCTGAGCTTAAGCGTCGACTGAAAACCGACTATCCTTCCGCATGA
- a CDS encoding bile acid:sodium symporter, whose translation MSNSRKPFVQIFHLVTQHWFLCGLMLVIPAGILLGTSETAREMADSLRKIPGTLLTAVILFLMSITLDSSRLVASVRSPKAVLLATLINQLIMPLMAMPILPLISSPDLRLGLLIASIVPCTMAAASVWTRMANGNDAVSLLVTLLTNSLCFLVIPIWLSFAVSGQQLNSVAETLAFTPMAARLVKGAVLPVFFGQLVRLIPHIRSEVDRRKKVYSNSAQIILLFIVYMSALTGGTQFSEDAKPPDVSVFLTVLLACNALHICGMIVCSLACYFFSIRPEDKIAVIFAGSQKTLPVGVAVAQASGVPLAIVPMLMFHASQLFVDTWVAARIALPRTSDRTDAGETKNCSEQQS comes from the coding sequence TTGTCCAACAGTCGCAAACCGTTTGTCCAAATCTTTCACCTGGTGACACAGCACTGGTTTCTTTGTGGACTGATGCTGGTGATCCCTGCTGGAATCCTTCTGGGAACCTCGGAAACCGCCAGAGAGATGGCTGATTCCCTGCGAAAAATTCCCGGGACGTTGCTGACGGCTGTGATTTTGTTCTTGATGTCGATCACGCTTGATTCCAGTCGTCTGGTAGCCTCGGTACGTTCTCCCAAAGCCGTTCTCCTGGCAACGCTGATCAACCAGTTGATCATGCCGTTGATGGCAATGCCGATCCTTCCGCTGATTAGTTCACCCGACCTGAGACTCGGGCTCTTGATTGCTTCCATCGTCCCCTGCACGATGGCGGCAGCTTCGGTGTGGACGCGCATGGCGAATGGGAATGATGCGGTTTCGTTACTAGTCACTCTGCTGACCAATTCACTTTGTTTTCTTGTGATTCCCATCTGGCTTTCGTTTGCAGTCTCTGGTCAGCAACTGAACTCCGTCGCTGAAACACTCGCCTTTACCCCGATGGCGGCCCGCCTGGTGAAAGGGGCGGTTCTGCCTGTCTTTTTCGGGCAACTCGTTCGCCTGATTCCTCATATTCGATCGGAAGTCGATCGCAGGAAAAAAGTGTACAGCAATTCTGCTCAAATCATTTTGCTGTTTATTGTTTATATGTCCGCACTCACCGGAGGAACGCAGTTTTCCGAAGACGCAAAACCTCCCGACGTCAGCGTATTCCTGACGGTGCTGCTGGCCTGCAACGCACTTCATATCTGCGGAATGATTGTCTGCTCACTGGCCTGTTACTTCTTCAGCATTCGACCGGAGGATAAAATTGCCGTGATCTTTGCCGGCAGTCAGAAGACTTTGCCTGTGGGTGTCGCAGTTGCCCAGGCCAGTGGCGTGCCATTGGCAATTGTGCCGATGCTGATGTTTCATGCTTCACAACTGTTTGTCGACACGTGGGTCGCAGCCCGGATTGCTTTGCCACGAACATCGGATCGAACAGACGCCGGAGAGACAAAGAACTGTTCGGAACAACAATCCTGA
- a CDS encoding ATP-grasp domain-containing protein, whose amino-acid sequence MPLTLNSSHKVDCVRVTCIEYLHALPHIFRSASDSMRLEAAAMFGAVFEDFLTLREVLSSRSSTIRLTGVLGHGLPAPETIGPHASSSECWEFTTDVNDLDQFIVRSAARGDSILIIAPESQGTLCRLIQLVEENAVNNDQLIGVPSKWIRVFSDKMDCHQWLSDRSIPSIPTSTMVYDQKQLFPGTVVIKPRDGVGSDRVFCGTYNDCLARVQHSNGAAGTRPFNGSEWIIQPFISGKSYSIGFLGSGVAGKSIALPPTEQFVHLDDGLLAYKGGRIGICEVASEADRSRILKLQSLLQPNLPAFRGYLGVDIVVPEDANLGALAVEINPRLCTSYVGYRQFLKGNLAAQMLALGDLTIDINEQTSRSVRFDVSGNFVLDP is encoded by the coding sequence ATGCCATTAACTTTGAACTCTTCGCATAAAGTGGACTGCGTTCGCGTAACCTGCATTGAATATCTGCATGCCTTACCGCACATCTTTCGGTCGGCCTCCGACTCGATGCGTCTGGAGGCTGCTGCCATGTTCGGTGCTGTCTTTGAAGACTTCCTTACTCTTCGTGAGGTCTTATCATCACGCTCTTCCACAATTCGGCTGACAGGCGTCCTCGGCCATGGGCTTCCGGCGCCTGAGACCATTGGTCCTCACGCATCTTCCAGCGAGTGCTGGGAATTCACGACTGACGTCAACGACCTTGACCAGTTCATCGTGCGGTCTGCTGCCCGTGGCGACTCCATTCTCATTATTGCACCAGAGAGTCAGGGAACTCTGTGCCGTCTGATTCAACTCGTTGAAGAAAACGCCGTCAATAATGACCAGCTCATCGGCGTGCCTTCCAAATGGATTCGTGTGTTCTCTGACAAGATGGACTGTCACCAATGGTTGTCTGACCGCAGCATTCCTTCGATCCCAACCTCGACGATGGTGTATGACCAGAAACAGTTGTTTCCTGGAACTGTGGTGATCAAGCCACGAGATGGTGTGGGCAGTGACCGCGTATTCTGCGGAACATACAACGATTGTCTTGCGCGCGTTCAGCACTCAAATGGTGCCGCGGGAACCCGTCCTTTTAATGGCTCTGAATGGATTATTCAGCCATTCATATCGGGCAAATCATACTCCATCGGTTTCCTGGGAAGTGGCGTCGCTGGCAAGTCCATCGCACTTCCGCCAACAGAACAGTTTGTCCACCTTGACGACGGCCTGTTAGCTTACAAAGGTGGGCGGATTGGTATTTGCGAGGTCGCTTCTGAAGCGGATCGCTCGCGGATACTGAAGTTGCAATCTCTTTTACAACCCAACCTTCCGGCTTTTCGTGGCTATTTAGGAGTGGACATTGTTGTGCCTGAGGATGCAAATTTGGGCGCGTTAGCCGTGGAGATTAACCCTCGGCTCTGCACTTCCTACGTCGGTTACCGACAATTCCTCAAGGGAAATCTGGCTGCCCAAATGCTGG